The Drosophila gunungcola strain Sukarami unplaced genomic scaffold, Dgunungcola_SK_2 000299F, whole genome shotgun sequence nucleotide sequence CCGATGGACAGCTCATATAATacgttatttattatttattacgtttattaattttttatttctgttttatcAAGGATTTAACGTTATTGTCACGAGCCATAGAagataataaaagaaatagcTGGGTgcaataattaattaacagTTATTTTTGggataaatgaaaacaaattaaaatagataaaattaatagtaaaaatgtatattaattaCTAAAGATATATCCTGAATATCTTTACACTCATCATTCAGAATTGCGGAATCAAATGTGTGATGATTTCGAACCCAAGACTTGCGAATACAACGAATGACACATTTGAATATGGCAACCGATATTGGTTATCTTTTTTTTGAGGGACAAGTCGGTGCAGTGACCAGCGGTGGCGGCCTTCTTTTTGCCGCTTTCATCAAAGTTTCGCTCAATGCCTCCTCCTCCGCTGTCGCCACCGAAATTCGCGGTCTCGGCACTGCTTCTTTAATTATCGATGCCCTGCTGGGCATCGAGAAACTCCTGCTCTTCCATTCCTTCCCCGGAATACCAATGCAAACAGGCCTTGCGCCGCAACCTAGCCATCGAACCATCCAGTAATCGCTGAAAGAGCGACTGAATTGCTGACGTTTTTCCTATTAATATGGCTGACATTTTTAGACCCCGTGGAGGTATCCagtataataaattattgataTTCTTGTCCTCCACACCAGTTATTAGTTGGTCCACTTCTCGCGGCGACGTCCGTCCCCGGAAAATACCCGCCACCGTGAATATTTTACCTTTCTCAGGTCAATGGCACAACAATTTTTTGCTGAAAAACGCTCCGAAACGTTGCCTTTGCCAAACTACTGTTGCTTACACGTGACCAGCGGTGCAAATCCCGGTATATGAaagtgtttgcgcacttggcgctgtTACTTGAATTGGAATTGAAGTTACTAGTTGTAGGCAGAGCGGgggccaataaagctttcgttcgTTCGCTCTTGCAAAATCGCCAAGCCTGTCGCCACCTTAGCAATATATTAGATTCTAAGAGAAATTGttggaacattaaatttagtgatcatttgaactccatcaaaaccactccctttcgtcgtcgcaatttcgataaattttaaacaagatATTTTCGTAATAAAATACGCCGAgtcctactgcagtcacacaagtttcgcgtttcgTTAACacaaactagtattaaattttcatggtgaccccgacgtgaccGCAGTAGAgttcgtaattttttttatcaacaaACATGCACAAACAAATTACTCGTGTCGGTGCGGCTAAAAAATTATCAAGCTTAAActtccgaaataaatttcgtcgtTGGaacttttctgccgttccttttgttgttgcccaaGCCATTTCTTCGTCGACCCTGctctttaattgtttaatttgcgtGCTGCCGATGaaatatggatttaaaaaaaaaggtttaaattgTCGAatcaggtatagagtgctaaaagtttaaagttaatctgtgccgttttgttaattgtgtttggGACCATCTGTCAACTTTTTGCGTTCGAGTAAAAACAGGTAAATAGCATTCTaaccattaaataaaaatttgcatgtaaacataataaacataacatatttcgaattatatgcgaaacgctttggcccataaaaacgaaaataaattactcGGCTTagacccaattagtgcaaacttagttcccccaattttcgtcgtagtgagcaccaacttagggtataaataaaaaagctggAATAAGttcaaattgtgaaaagtgtagttttCAAATTTAGCGGCAAAAGACCTAAGCCGAAGTTTGTAtgattttagatttttttgatGAACTTTTCTCGGCGCTTAGATTCTCTACACTGCTTTCGTTCGGTGCATTActcgctagccgcgtacacatacacacgcacaccgacaccgctgccgctgtctcgagttatctttgcgatcgttattttttttagattatttaacaaattaataattttaataaatttaaatatataacacCTCTttgataccaacaaaaacaaataaaaatacacgcaatggcaaccaagTATATCGAAGAGCTAActcaccaacgagatgtttgcataaaaagtattaatagatcgtatcgccatttaaaagaagctaataaaataaataagtgaaaGATACGAAACATGTATACCGCGAAAGTTGAAAAAGATGGCCCtattgacaaagtcattgctggtttcgattttaaataaatccaaaaaagTAATATCCCCgataaaatgaaaactaattaaaaataataagtattaGTTACTTAAGGTATATCCTGAATATCTTTACACTCATAATTCAGAATTGCGGATTCAAATGGGTAATGATCCTAAACCCAAGACTTGCGAATACAACGAATGACACTTTTGAATTTGGGAACCGATatttgttgtcttttttggGAGGGAAATGGCAATGTAAATTTGTATCAGTTGACTAATCGGTGCAAAAGGAGCAGTGACCAGAGGTGGCGGCCTTTTCTTCGTAGTCGTCAGGGCTTCGCTCAATGCCTCCTCTTCCGCTGTCGCCACCGAAATTCTCGCCCTCGGCACTGCTTTTGTAATCATCGATAATAGCCTGCAGCTCCTGCTGGGCATCGAGAAACTCCTGCTCTTCCATTCCCTCACCGGTATACCAATGCAAATGGGCCTTGCGCCGCAACATAGCCATCGAACCATCCAGTAATCGCTGAAAGAGCGACTGAATCGCCGAGGTGTTACCTATAAATGTGGCTGACATTTTTAGACCCCGTGGAGGAATATCACAAATGGCCGTTTTGATATTGTTTGGTATCCAGTCGACAAATTATTGATGTTCTTGTCCCTCACACCAGTCATTAGTTGGTCCACTTCTTGCGGCGACATCCTGCCCCGGAAAAGACCCGCCGCCGTCAAGAGTTTTCCCTTTCTCAGGTCGATGCTACACAAAATATTGTTGCTGGAAAAGATCTGCTGCACCAGCTCCGAAACGGTGCCTTTGCTAAATTGCTGTTGCTTACATGAGACTAGCGGTGCAAAACCCGGTATAAGAAAGTGTAACCTAGGAAAAGGAACCATATTTACATAAACCTTCCGCAGTCCGGCATTTAATTGCCCCGGAAACCGCAAGCAAGTGGTTATACCCGACATGGTCAGGGCCACAATGTGGTTTATATGCTCGTAGCCGGACATCTTGATCTTTAGATTCCTCTTGCAAATGTGAAAAGCGCCTCGTTCTCAAGACAAATGTCAAATGAGAGCTGTTTACCAATGCTGAGGTACTCAGCAGTGCATTATAGGGCTCCACTACGACCTGGGACATGTTAGGCGATGGAATAGCCACAAAATTGCAGAGCAAATTGTCAGGATACTTTTCCACCAGGGCCTCCATGATGAGAGAAGTCAAGCCGGACCCAGTCCCTCCTGCAATCGAGTGAAGCAACTGGAAGCCCTGCAGCGAATCCACCGATTCCACTTCCCGCCGGGTGTTATCCAGTACCTGCTCCAGGATGGCGGCCCCGTCTGTGTGATAGCCACGGGCAAAGTTATTCCCTGCACTTTCCAAACCGACCACAAAGTTTTCCGGCCTATAAAGCTGACTGCTAAAGTTTAAGCGTTGGACGGTACTGGCCTCAGTATCGATGAGTATTGCGCGTGCATAAAACCTTTTGCTGGCTGTGGCGTTGAAGAACACATTGATCCGCTCGAGCTGGAGGGGACTGTTGCCCCCAAATCTTCCCGAGGGATAATCCACACCATGTTCATGGGAGATAACATGCCAAAACTGGAAAAAAGATTACCTTGGGTATTAGTTGATTGTTGTAAGAGCTCCTGGTTTACCCACCGAATCACCTATAGCATTGCCGGCTCCACCGATCTGAAGGGTCACAATCTCCCGCATTTTGAATCTTAATCCTTGTTTGGCCGATCTGACGCTCAGTTTCGTGGGGCTTAACTTCTCCAGGCCCCCTAGATCCAAAATGTATTCATCGAATAGTTTGCAAATAAACCAATGCCCCTAAAGACCCAAGGGTGACATACAAGTATTGCTACCATTTTACATTACCATTTTGCTACATTAGGGAATTCGTCCTTCTTATTATTCtaaaaatttccctttttaaatcgtttattttttattttgaattttataccgGTTTTTATCGATTCCTTTTAGattttgaatatcaaaataaaaaaaagttttggtaattCTCTAGCTTAcaatatgttattttatttgtaaaatttatcTATAAAATGTCTGTCTCTTCGacattattctttaaaaacaaagaaaattcaattattttattaaggtACCATTAcccgaagaaaaaaaaaatagacttATTTTATTGTCCTAATCGTTAAGTATATGCATAATTGAAAAAGCCGATCTTAAAAATTATGGAAGACATGGCACTTGACAGTTGTTGGCCCTTGAGTTTCCTTGACCGCAAACTTTAAATGGCGTTTTCTCAAAACCGTGTGTTTGATCAAAAACCCTCTCGTGGAATAAGGTTTGATTTTATGATTTCCATTTTCATAaagtaaaatatgtttttttttacatcttATGTGCactgttttcatttaaaaaaaatgccaaaaaattactttttgtcGGCCTCTGCTAAGAAACGCGAACTTCTGATTGCAGTAGCAAATGGTTATAAAAGGAGTGTCGTCCTTCAGGACAATATGGGCCGATGGAAAGCTCACCGGAAAGTCGTATCCTGCGTCCGTACATACTAAAAGTAGGCGAAAAGTCAAAACTCAGGTCTGCAGATATGCTAGTCCGGCTTTCTGGCTCGTCAGCAAATAAATTGGTGCTTAAAATTGGCATACTCGAGGTGTACAgtataattatttatacataaacctgcaaaacaaaccaaaaataaagctAAATCGTTTGGAAATACTTAGGAATGacagatatttttaaaaagtcatgcaatataaatttaagatcGGCTGAGGTCCGCGGCTGGTATTGCGGCCTGACAAATCTGGCCATGTCATTCCTGTAACACTAAAATTCCTGGCACCTTTGTTTTTCGGGGTTGGGGCAAGTTAGCGGGGaattaaaatggaatagtTTAAGCCAACATTACAAAAGAGTTTATTAAAGCTTAAAttctattataatttaaaaggtaatttgttttcgtttatttAAAGGACTTGATGTTAATTTACAGTTTTGTATAAGCTAAGTAGCTATTAATTAGCTATGCTTCATCTCTTTCCTACACACAGCACCTTAGCAAATCTCTCTCTCACGGGTTCACATTTGGGCTACTTTTTCACACGAGCTCTCTCCTATAGCGGCCAAAAACGACCACATTATTGCCCCACAATTTTTATGGGGTATAAACTTGTAAAGATGGCTAATCGGGGATGGTTTAATGCAGGTTCTAAAGTCTCATAATCTGATCGTTCATCAGATTATCACGGTTAGATCTGTGGTTAGAGCCAAACACTAAGAAAGACTTTCTAAGCCTAATTATATTTTCTAGAAACCTTGTCATATCTGTTAGACGAATGTTGGGGTCTTCTTTGATACAGTGAGGGTTTTAGCCCGAATTAACGCTAGGGTGAAAAATCTAAAGATCcaaacattttccttttttcccacCAAACCACAGTGGTTCCGTCAgaggccaaaaatcaaaaaattttatgacatattttttaagcaaaatgtatCAAAATTGTCTCTTAAAAGTCCAAACTTCTCTTTGGCATACCGGATTTTAC carries:
- the LOC128266083 gene encoding LOW QUALITY PROTEIN: beta-Tubulin at 65B (The sequence of the model RefSeq protein was modified relative to this genomic sequence to represent the inferred CDS: inserted 3 bases in 2 codons), translated to MREIVTLQIGGAGNAIGDSFWHVISHEHGVDYPSGRFGGNSPLQLERINVFFNATASKRFYARAILIDTEASTVQRLNFSSQLYRPENFVVGLESAGNNFARGYHTDGAAILEQVLDNTRREVESVDSLQGFQLLHSIAGGTGSGLTSLIMEALVEKYPDNLLCNFVAIPSPNMSQVVVEPYNALLSTSALVNSSHLTFVLXERGAFHICKRNLKIKMSGYEHINHIVALTMSGITTCLRFPGQLNAGLRKVYVNMVPFPRLHFLIPGFAPLVSCKQQQFSKGTVSELVQQIFSSNNILCSIDLRKGKLLTAAGLFRGRMSPQEVDQLMTGVRDKNINXFVDWIPNNIKTAICDIPPRGLKMSATFIGNTSAIQSLFQRLLDGSMAMLRRKAHLHWYTGEGMEEQEFLDAQQELQAIIDDYKSSAEGENFGGDSGRGGIERSPDDYEEKAATSGHCSFCTD